One Aphidius gifuensis isolate YNYX2018 linkage group LG5, ASM1490517v1, whole genome shotgun sequence genomic region harbors:
- the LOC122857197 gene encoding cGMP-dependent protein kinase 1-like isoform X2 yields the protein MKMRFSCFPRASFLGQKGKINFGSSTSHSDNSSNASSKEPIPMSYKRSEDLENGLISENPSTTNLNTQIENGQIKNTEDNNDDKKIDTNLLQRSETVESNLSLITQKNPRGGVIGRTPTPPSAPTPIYDKDILSRKLIKKAILENEFLGNLEDVQVEAIVSAMYPKNIPPKTLVIQEGDIGSHLYVSADGEFDIYEGNKFQHSFGPGVAFGELALLYNTKRLRSISVKKSGKVWVLDRSVFLTIMMKSAQDRLEGNIKFLRKVSVLQKLPEPKEHVFAKISDLIRIEFFPAGARILRQGEKGDKFFIISGGNVRITKDLDIGGEEELVVLGRGQYFGEKALYDKVDNKRQANAIALAPGVECLTLDITSFMNYLGGLDEIKNKDWAAEYDKQKRSLTPKLWTNEYSELTLYDLESRGTLGVGGFGRVELVTLRTNNDKSFALKKLKKKTMVDQQQQEHVLNEKYIMQACDSPFICKLFKTYKDSKYVYFLMEVCLGGDVWTTLQRKRYFDDITTQFMVGCVVEALDHLHSLNIVYRDLKPENLMLDTRGYLKLVDFGFSKKIGPDKTWTFAGTPEYVAPEIILNKGHDRAVDYWALGILTHELLVGKPPFRGSDHMTTYNKILKGIDVVGVPQSVNKNANNLIKKLLRHNPSERLGYQRNGIQDIRDHKWFCNFNWQALQRLALPAPIVPTVRNQTDMLNFERYPPDREIPPDEFSGWDMEF from the exons atgaaaatgaGATTTTCGTGTTTTCCAAGAGCCAGTTTTCTTGGccaaaaaggaaaaattaattttggatCATCAACAAGTCACAGTGATAACAGTAGT aatgcATCATCAAAAGAGCCAATTCCTATGAGTTACAAAAGATCAGAAGATCTTGAAAACGGtttg aTAAGTGAAAATCCAAgtacaacaaatttaaatacacaaattgaaaatggtcaaattaaaaataccgaagataataatgatgataaaaaaattgatacaaatttattacaaagatCCGAAACAGTtgaatcaaatttatcattaataacacaaaaaaatccACGTGGTGGTGTTATTGGAAgaacaccaacaccaccatCAGCACCAACTCCAATTTATGATAAAGATATATTATcacgtaaattaattaaaaaagcaatattagaaaatgaatttttgggTAATCTTGAAGATGTACAAGTTGAAGCAATTGTATCAGCAATGTATCCAAAAAATATACCACCAAAAACACTTGTTATACAAGAGGGTGATATTg gtTCACATCTTTATGTATCAGCTGATGgtgaatttgatatttatgaaGGAAATAAATTTCAGCATAGTTTTGGTCCTGGTGTTGCATTTGGTGAACTtgcattattatataatacaaaACGTTTACGTTCAATATCTGTTAAAAAATCTGGTAAAGTATGGGTACTTGATCGTTCagtatttttaacaattatgatGAAAAGTGCACAAGATAGATTAGaaggaaatattaaatttttacgtaAAGTATCGGTATTACAAAAATTACCAGAACCAAAAGAACATGTATTTGCTAAAATATCAGATTTAATAAGAATT gaatTTTTCCCAGCTGGTGCAAGAATACTTCGTCAAGGTGAAAAaggtgataaattttttataataagtgGTGGAAATGTTAGAATAACAAAAGATTTAGATATTGGTGGTGAAGAAGAACTTGTTGTACTTGGTAGAGGACAATATTTTGGTGAAAAAGCACTGTATGATAAAGTGGACAATAAAAGACAAGCAAATGCAATAGCACTTGCACCAGGAGTTGAATGTTTAACACTTGATATAAc ATCATTTATGAATTATCTTGGTGGacttgatgaaattaaaaataaagattggGCCGCTGAGTATGATAAACAAAAACGTTCATTAACACCAAAACTATGGACAAATGAATACAGTGAATTAACATTGTATGATTTAGAAAGTCGTGGTACACTTGGTGTTGGTGGTTTTGGTAGAGTTGAACTTGTTACATTACgaacaaataatgataaaagttttgcattaaaaaagcttaaaaaaaaaacaatggttgatcaacaacaacaagaacatgttttaaatgaaaaatatattatgcaAGCATGTGATTCACCATTTATTTGcaa ATTATTCAAGACATACAAAGATTCAaagtatgtttattttttaatggaaGTTTGTCTTGGTGGTGATGTATGGACAACATTACAACGTAAAcgttattttgatgatataaCAACTCAATTTATGGTTGGATGTGTTGTTGAAGCATTGGATCATTTACATTCACTCAATATTGTTTATCGTGATCTTAAGCCAGAAAATTTAATGTTAGATACAAGAGGATATTTGAAACTTGTTGATTTTggttttagtaaaaaaattggtcCAGATAAAACATGGACATTTGCTGGTACACCAGAGTATGTTGCAccagaaataatattaaataagggACATGATAG AGCAGTTGATTATTGGGCACTTGGTATATTGACACATGAATTATTGGTTGGTAAACCACCATTTAGAGGATCAGATCATATGACaacttataataaaatattgaaaggTATTGATGTTGTTGGTGTACCACAAAGTGTcaataaaaatgcaaataatttaattaaaaagctattaCGACATAATCCATCAGAGAGACTTGGCTATCAACGTAATGGTATACAAGATATACGTGATCATAAAtggttttgtaattttaattggcAAGCATTACAAAGACTAGCATTACCAGCACCAATTGTTCCAACt GTGAGGAATCAAACGGACATGCTGAATTTTGAAAGATATCCACCGGATCGTGAAATACCACCTGATGAATTTTCCGGATGGGATATGGAattctaa
- the LOC122857197 gene encoding cGMP-dependent protein kinase 1-like isoform X1, which produces MKMRFSCFPRASFLGQKGKINFGSSTSHSDNSSVSGISIISSNASSKEPIPMSYKRSEDLENGLISENPSTTNLNTQIENGQIKNTEDNNDDKKIDTNLLQRSETVESNLSLITQKNPRGGVIGRTPTPPSAPTPIYDKDILSRKLIKKAILENEFLGNLEDVQVEAIVSAMYPKNIPPKTLVIQEGDIGSHLYVSADGEFDIYEGNKFQHSFGPGVAFGELALLYNTKRLRSISVKKSGKVWVLDRSVFLTIMMKSAQDRLEGNIKFLRKVSVLQKLPEPKEHVFAKISDLIRIEFFPAGARILRQGEKGDKFFIISGGNVRITKDLDIGGEEELVVLGRGQYFGEKALYDKVDNKRQANAIALAPGVECLTLDITSFMNYLGGLDEIKNKDWAAEYDKQKRSLTPKLWTNEYSELTLYDLESRGTLGVGGFGRVELVTLRTNNDKSFALKKLKKKTMVDQQQQEHVLNEKYIMQACDSPFICKLFKTYKDSKYVYFLMEVCLGGDVWTTLQRKRYFDDITTQFMVGCVVEALDHLHSLNIVYRDLKPENLMLDTRGYLKLVDFGFSKKIGPDKTWTFAGTPEYVAPEIILNKGHDRAVDYWALGILTHELLVGKPPFRGSDHMTTYNKILKGIDVVGVPQSVNKNANNLIKKLLRHNPSERLGYQRNGIQDIRDHKWFCNFNWQALQRLALPAPIVPTVRNQTDMLNFERYPPDREIPPDEFSGWDMEF; this is translated from the exons atgaaaatgaGATTTTCGTGTTTTCCAAGAGCCAGTTTTCTTGGccaaaaaggaaaaattaattttggatCATCAACAAGTCACAGTGATAACAGTAGTGTCAGTGGAATTAGCATTATCAGCAGt aatgcATCATCAAAAGAGCCAATTCCTATGAGTTACAAAAGATCAGAAGATCTTGAAAACGGtttg aTAAGTGAAAATCCAAgtacaacaaatttaaatacacaaattgaaaatggtcaaattaaaaataccgaagataataatgatgataaaaaaattgatacaaatttattacaaagatCCGAAACAGTtgaatcaaatttatcattaataacacaaaaaaatccACGTGGTGGTGTTATTGGAAgaacaccaacaccaccatCAGCACCAACTCCAATTTATGATAAAGATATATTATcacgtaaattaattaaaaaagcaatattagaaaatgaatttttgggTAATCTTGAAGATGTACAAGTTGAAGCAATTGTATCAGCAATGTATCCAAAAAATATACCACCAAAAACACTTGTTATACAAGAGGGTGATATTg gtTCACATCTTTATGTATCAGCTGATGgtgaatttgatatttatgaaGGAAATAAATTTCAGCATAGTTTTGGTCCTGGTGTTGCATTTGGTGAACTtgcattattatataatacaaaACGTTTACGTTCAATATCTGTTAAAAAATCTGGTAAAGTATGGGTACTTGATCGTTCagtatttttaacaattatgatGAAAAGTGCACAAGATAGATTAGaaggaaatattaaatttttacgtaAAGTATCGGTATTACAAAAATTACCAGAACCAAAAGAACATGTATTTGCTAAAATATCAGATTTAATAAGAATT gaatTTTTCCCAGCTGGTGCAAGAATACTTCGTCAAGGTGAAAAaggtgataaattttttataataagtgGTGGAAATGTTAGAATAACAAAAGATTTAGATATTGGTGGTGAAGAAGAACTTGTTGTACTTGGTAGAGGACAATATTTTGGTGAAAAAGCACTGTATGATAAAGTGGACAATAAAAGACAAGCAAATGCAATAGCACTTGCACCAGGAGTTGAATGTTTAACACTTGATATAAc ATCATTTATGAATTATCTTGGTGGacttgatgaaattaaaaataaagattggGCCGCTGAGTATGATAAACAAAAACGTTCATTAACACCAAAACTATGGACAAATGAATACAGTGAATTAACATTGTATGATTTAGAAAGTCGTGGTACACTTGGTGTTGGTGGTTTTGGTAGAGTTGAACTTGTTACATTACgaacaaataatgataaaagttttgcattaaaaaagcttaaaaaaaaaacaatggttgatcaacaacaacaagaacatgttttaaatgaaaaatatattatgcaAGCATGTGATTCACCATTTATTTGcaa ATTATTCAAGACATACAAAGATTCAaagtatgtttattttttaatggaaGTTTGTCTTGGTGGTGATGTATGGACAACATTACAACGTAAAcgttattttgatgatataaCAACTCAATTTATGGTTGGATGTGTTGTTGAAGCATTGGATCATTTACATTCACTCAATATTGTTTATCGTGATCTTAAGCCAGAAAATTTAATGTTAGATACAAGAGGATATTTGAAACTTGTTGATTTTggttttagtaaaaaaattggtcCAGATAAAACATGGACATTTGCTGGTACACCAGAGTATGTTGCAccagaaataatattaaataagggACATGATAG AGCAGTTGATTATTGGGCACTTGGTATATTGACACATGAATTATTGGTTGGTAAACCACCATTTAGAGGATCAGATCATATGACaacttataataaaatattgaaaggTATTGATGTTGTTGGTGTACCACAAAGTGTcaataaaaatgcaaataatttaattaaaaagctattaCGACATAATCCATCAGAGAGACTTGGCTATCAACGTAATGGTATACAAGATATACGTGATCATAAAtggttttgtaattttaattggcAAGCATTACAAAGACTAGCATTACCAGCACCAATTGTTCCAACt GTGAGGAATCAAACGGACATGCTGAATTTTGAAAGATATCCACCGGATCGTGAAATACCACCTGATGAATTTTCCGGATGGGATATGGAattctaa